The following is a genomic window from Neodiprion virginianus isolate iyNeoVirg1 chromosome 1, iyNeoVirg1.1, whole genome shotgun sequence.
ACTTTGAATGGGACAAAATACAATCGTGTTTTTTCTGAACTTTGACTTTCCCTGTAATTATTagacaaatattttacatcgGCATTAATAGTTACGGAGTCAGGCATCTCTGTAAATAAAGACTTtgctcaaatttttaattgcaagCCAATGAATTTTtggttatttaaaaaattggttgGCATAAAAATCTGACTCCTTGCAGACTACCACTATATGAAATTAAGAACACCTCTAGGAGGTGATGGATCCACCTCACATAAAATGTCTGATGTAAAATAATAGTTTGCAAGCATCTCAAGAAGTATTTCAAAATCCATGATCGTGTTTACCTTGGACAGTGCATCATAGCAGCTGATGAAAAGTAGCCACTGGTCAGACCCATTGTCATGGCTATCAACCAATAAGCTGTATCATCTTTAATTAAAACTGGTATTGTCCTGACAGCTGAATTAGGTTTGTAGTtgcataataaaaatatcggtaTGTATAGCACCCTCAGAAGAATAGGAATGACAAGGTATTTCCTCCAGGGCTAtgcaaaaaataatctaattaATGAATAAACGGACCTAAACCTTGTAGTGATTCAAACGAGCAGATGAGTGAATCATAGTTCAacatttcaaacagttttgaaatacaAGTAAACTACCTTTAACAactaaaaatgaagaattaaGATTACCAATCGAGCTCACCCATTGCAAAAAAGAAGCGATCAAGCTCCCAATCATTGCCGTTACGTTGAATGTCATGAAACACATGACATTCATATAATATGTCTCTTCAATGATGAAATCGTGTGAAATCTGTTGAATGCCAGACTGGACACCAGGAAATATTGAGAGtgtaacaaagaaaacaaagaacaCATTGAAGCATTGTGgccaacattttttaaatatttcccAGTACGGTGGTCTCGATGTCTGTCCTCTTATACTATCATTTAAAGCTTTTCTGTTGGCTGCTTTTTGGTTTATCAGTTCATGATGCCGATAAAATCTCTGTAGAACATGTAAGTAATTCTCAACATACAGAGCAAGatacaaatatacattttaaaatattaCCAACAGTGATTACTTAATTTTGAAAGATCTAGCATGCTTATCACAtgttcaaaacaaaaagtgACAGACATAATTGTACCTATGCTGCGTTATGTATAGTTAACTACCACAGCACAAGAATTTAAAAGATTCATTCTTCCAGCAAGAGATCACGACACTTCGTGCGTTTGGTCGATCTTTGAAATTGACTGAAGCacgaaattaaaataactAGTGCAAGTGCGTTTTCATAACAAGGAGATAGATGGTTTGATAAATGTTTCCAAATTATTGGAAAACATtcatttgtaaaataaattatgagCTTATGTACTTTCAACATATCATTGAACATTAAGACATGTGCAATCTTTgctattaaattttcatcattttcgtACTCACATTCAAGGGCAAAGCAAAATATGTATCAAAACAAGCCAAAAGAACTAATAGGGCTGTTATGAAATAGTATATTGCTGCAGTCCGTTTGTTCGGAGACATCATACTGGATAGTAATTCAATTATAGCAATTATAGTCCCACTAATATTctggaacagaaaaaaaaatatataaaaattagcGACATACAAAATATATAGTATCGCAGTTACCAACACAGTTTGATACAATGAAACCCTGAGAATAAGTGTCCTGGTGACACAGAAATTTTTGCTGCACCAACTTTAGCAATAAAAtcctaatgaaaaaaattgtaccattgttgaagtataaaataatatgcacattaaataaatcatttaaTTCAATATACTTACAGAACCCAAAACAACCATTCCTGTATACTTGGCAGGCAGTTTTGCAGCCATTCCATACACTGAATTCTGATATATACCGCTAccagctgaaattttcagaaatttagCATAAGAtttcttcaattcaattaCTACAATGAGGAGGTAATGTGTGTGTAACATAGTCGAACTGGGTTAATCTATGTTTTTTACTAAATGTACATTCAGAAAACTATACTCCGTCCAATGAGAGAGCGGACTTGCTTTGCGCTTTGGTGATCAAATAAGGGGAAAAGAGAAGTGCATAATTATGCTATCCAATACCTTAAGCTCTCCTGTTAACTTACAATGATACTACCCGTTCATTCCATCCTACCAGATTCTACTAAAACAGATGAGTTTTCTTTGGATTGTAAGTCTGTTATGTCACTGAACGGAGTGTAGGGATATTCAGGGTgataacaaaaattgaattgaattgaaattgatacaATATTCCATGAGATTTCCTTGATTCCCAGAGAGACTACAATCATGCTTCAAAACTGGTCTTGTAAATGCTGCTCAAGGTAACTTGTAGAGAAcgatgtaataaaattaagcAGATGTTACgtcaaagtgaaaaattatttgttctaTCTCAACcgaattaatatttaattcgtgtttaattattactaataaaactgaaataatttggacaaacaaaacaaaaatattttttcaacatttcctTAAGTTTGAtgagaatttttgaaattttgctgTGTTTTGGCAGAACTCAAAAATCCCTTGAGAATCCTCCGATTTCCCGATTCTGTTGTCTCCCTGGATATGTCATTCTGGGAAATAGATTTTAGACGTGTGTTGAACCGAATTTATGCTACATAATTGATATTTGTTGAGTATAATATGAAATAGGAGAATGTATATTGTAGTGGTGTGTtctaattgtttttttttttcattcattcatcattCCCACACGGTGTCAATATACTAAATTACgagaaatttggaattttttctacGTAAAATCTCTTTCTAGGtggtatttttgaaaaatgcatttCATTCAGAAATGGAACAACTttgtagattttgaaaataacatttatataaacaattcaaatgaaattacGCTGTTTTAGAATTGATAATATTGGAGCAAATCTTCCCAACTCTGCATATTCCCCCACCCTCACCCCAGATCCTCGGTAAAAGAAACGTTGAATCTTTCAATGGTAATAGATAAATACATTCTGTGGAAGATGAAGAAGTCTGAAATACAGATGTGGATTGCTCTAATCATGcaaaatatctataaaaatacCTCATACACACTACATATAGATACTTTAATCGATAGATGACATACTGTTCAAAGCAACAATAGAGATCATGGTTATCCAAAAGAATAGACCAGGCCAGGCAGAGCTGTCTGTCATTGCTAAAACGATTGTCAGCACAAACATTGCGACTTGTATCAAGAGTCCCCATACAATTCGTGCTGTTAAATTGTCCCTGTATGACAAAGAAaagtgtatgtatataccgtAAGTCGATGATCATAATTTGAGATATAATAAAGAGAAGTAGTCCAATCAAAGCttgaaattgagaaataacgtaatatattaatattaattgttATCTGAGGGAAAAAAGGGTTATTACTTGTTGCgatgaaacaattttgaagAGTCCATATTTGAGAAAACTTGCAGTGACAGAAGATTGTTGACTATTCAAGATTTTGCACTTAGTTAGAGGCTAATGAAACAAGattcatttgattttgaaGAATGGGTCAAGGAAGATTCTTGACTGCTCGAAGCACTATTGACTGTCGGCATTTCGGCTTAACTGGGGGTACAGCCGCAGTATACACgatgattatattttatgtgTGAAAAACTCTAATTTCACATGTCAGGGcaagtttaataaataaacttttaaGTTTCATTGTTCAATAACTTATAGTAACAATCACTCGTAATGGAAAAGTTTTCCGTAATGATGTAATATTTCTATCATTTTGTAAACTTAATTCTGTTATAGCATGTTATCACAtcgtttacaataaaaaaaaaccgcgtcACTGGACTGATTTTTGAAAGCCCTATTCTTCGTTTACAGAGCTAAGGCCTTCATTATTCACTTGAGATTGATTGGATAGTTACTTTGAAATAACGTGCCTATTTCTTAGGGTTATTATCTATTTTAAGAAAATGTTGTAGTGATCTTTCCAAGGCTCAAAGAATTATCTAAATACGACAGAAGTAAGATTTGAAGAGATAAGAAAGAGGTACCCTAGTCGATTTCGAGGTTGtcatatacaatgtatatatctacaaatatcgaagtccatgTATCTGAAACGCGAAAGAGGGCTTGTTCTAAACACAACACTTCAacgcattttcatttgaagaataaataaatttgctaATAAACTAATGGCatggattctacgaaatcCCAATAGTAAATTTGTAGAATTCATGTCACATCTTTATTTCtacgtcaaatgaaaatgcaagggcgtgtttttgttcagaattgcaaATAGAATGAGGATGTTAGGCTCTTTTTTGCGTTTGATAcacgtggacttcgatatttggacaTACTAAGagaatatcttgaaagttAAACTCGGTCACCGCCGACTCGGCACCACTCACGTTCTTCGTCTGTTTTTCGCAAGCTGGCCATCccatatttaatttcaaactgcGAAAGGcccaaaatcgaaaaaagtccTTAAAGCTTATCACATTAGGTGTGATCatccataaaaatttcgatGGAATCAAAAACTCAAATTATGATTCATGGACGATTTGACAgggaatgccccatacataAAACGAAAACataatcgtcgtcgtcgtcgaggcAATCATTATTCGACCTTTCacagtttaaaattaaatatgggatggccagcctgcgaaAAACAGATGAAGAACGTGAGTGATGCTGAGTCGGCGGTGACAGAGTGTTaactttcaagatattctCTCAGTATATGCGTCAATGTCGAAATCGTCCACGTCACTCCCTTGAGATACTATAGAGTCTTCTACTTTATGTTTTTAGCATACAGATGAtcaaaaagaagaataattataatttattttatgcaatggtttaataaaacgaaaatgaatcaattaaattttgttaagaaatttgttaatattataaaaatgttattgaTCCAACAGTCTATTCGTACTTAAAATAAATAGTCAGTGACCTTTTATAATCTGtatcaaatattattaaagGTCAAGCTTCTCAAGAATGCAAGCAATTTACAATTATGCTTAATCAAAGTATTTGTTCGGACTGGAAATTTATTACTCACGACAGAGTTATAGAAGTTGATAAATTATAGCACTTGAgacagtgaaaaataaaataattgaatcatCATGAGAGGgcagaaataaatataatgaacACTACTGTATTGGTTTGAAAATAAGTCGAGATTTTTTAGGAAATCTGCTGTATCGCCTAAAAAAACTTCGTTATTGATTAACTGTTGTAACATTTGACTAATAAAATCACGAATCTTGAAAAGAGTACTAAGTATAAACAAATTAAGAATGAGATATTTATACAATACGCTCGAGTTTCATTGATACAATGCATGCCGAAAATGCAatattaatcaaaaaatacatcaGTGACGATAGATACTTTTCTCATAAAATTCAACCTACATTcggtttataaaaaaaattcttgaaacaaAGTCGTAAAATTGTGGGTCGCCTTATATTTAGACCAATACGGTATTTAAATATGGCATGTGATTATTGAGAAAATGGGTTGAAGTAAATCTAGCTATTTTATTCTTATCAAATagatttaaattaatttacgaACCCTAGTTGGATAAATAGAGTCAaccaattgaaaattaaatttggaACTTGTGCAGCAACTGGTGAATAAGTGTCATAATCCGTGGCGTAGTTCGACTTGTAGCCTGTGTATTCCTTTGAAAACTTGTATTCAGTAAAGTACTgtgcaaaaatcaaaatatgtTGAGAAGATTGTAACGGACTTAATCGTATTCAATCGCTCATCTACATTTGAACCTTTATTGTCTGactaaagagaaaaatatgatACATAGCAACTCTGTAGCTACCCATCATCAAAACTTCAGAAACTAACTTGCAGCATGAATACTCGATTAAGAGTTGAGATACTTTGAACACATCgttaatataaaattatgacCCAAAAATATTGACTATTATTGTatagtacaaaaaaataatgattagaatttataatgtatataaaacAATGGTTCATAGATAAACGATTGATTCtgtttttgtttcactttCAAAATTGAGATAATGATATTCTTACAAGTTTGGCAGTAATGAACATATTCCACGGCATCAAGCTACCAATTCcatgtaataaaaataccaTGGCGACCCAATTCCACCTGTAAGAAATCAATTATTAGTCAATCATTCATGCTCCCAGTttcataaattaaaatttttacttattaACCCTAAAAGGAGCATATGGGGTCCACATGTGGGGACCCCATTTCCATTTTAAACTATGGGGGTCTGGAACCGCttcataatttaatttaagTATCTAAAAAGTGAGCCTAGTCGATACAGCGCCAGGCAGCTGCCAGGTTCTGATTCAGTGTTCAGTGGAAGAAAATTCGAGGTCCAAGCGGACCCCACGTGCtcttttgtgttaattttttgtaGTGTTAATTTGAATTCGGTTATTTTGTTTACATTTATTAGTTAGACTTGTTATTACAAGATTATAAACTATACATCTGCTAATGGTGTGGTGCGATGTCCTTTTTGCCCTAGATCTTAAATCAGATGGTTTCGCGACATCTGCCCACGAGCTGTATGTGATATGCACAAAACAGTGACGTGCTGTTTGCTTTGCTTgggcttaaaaaaaaatacgacatTGTTTATTATTTGGTTTGTatttgacatattttttcaattattgaataaatatatatcgataataattataaaaaagttttttgtgCCGAATTACCCTCAATTCATCCCATTTCTGAATCTTGCTAAACTGGCCGCATTCATACGCTTGAATAAATATACTCTTTTGAGAGAGCGCaacattgatattttttttctcatatgCTGTGTCGAATTTAATTCcctgtttgaatttttacaatcaGTTGAGTAGAGAAAAgattaggatttttttttgaaaaaagtcattctttcacgtttttttagatttttcttcGTCAAAAATGGTTTTTTGAGAATGGACTTTCATATACGTAATTTTATTCCTTATTGAAAAACGAAGAGATTCGTCTATACATGAACCCAATTGTCGTTTGTAGACAGCATTTTACATAAGAGAGACACGCCGGTCACACGGAACCCACATGCTCcatagaaggaaaaaaaattagatgcTCTGTCTAGGGTTAAGGAACTTTTATGCATAACAAACCACTTACCCTTGACTCCGACCATTTCAATCTGAGCAAACTTTTCAGATATCGCACCagattgaaaaatggttgGGGTACGTATCACAATTCCAAATTGTCACTATTTAGACAGACCATTACActaaataatcaaaattcCGAGTAGTCAAGACTTACTTATCCATTGGTGGATTCATTTCAAGGTCTGCTTGGTCCATAGTAACTCCCTTAAAATTCAACTCGTCCTCAGGCCTACCCGTACCCTCCCATCCTGGAGAAAGTCGTACTGGTACAGTGCCTGGAATtagagatggaaaaaatttcaaactcaatCCTCTCCCAGTGAACTATACAACGATTTCTAGACTCatttaaaattcgaaactcCACCATAATGCACTCAAAGGGTTAATGGTAGTTTAATGAAAATACATGACTAATGAATAGGGATGATAGAGTATACCAATCAGAATAATAgaatgtagaaataaaatgcACTGTGTGATGagggaaatatttttgacCCAACTCATAGTATTTGCATCAAAACAGTCATCTACACAGGTATgtgagtaataaaaaaatctttattgaaattgaatcgatCTTTCtagttatattttttcctgTACTACACTATAAATGCGTCGGTAAACTTGATTCGCCCTATAGTTTTGATGAAtactatattttataataattttttcacctttggATGGTTAAATGCTGATTAGATATGGTAAGGTGAGGTGATTGAtatgcacatacatacatttgaGAATTATGtgattgaagttagtaacgttactgtaacggtgcatgttttaaaaaaattgttactaCGCACCATtagaattgtctgaaattcagtaaaccatACTAAACCTAACACCCATGTTTCTCAAAAAGCAACTTCGTGAAAGAGAttctaaaattgtaaaataaggAATTTCTTCCTTATGTTTCGTGACCTTAACGTTACTTACTTTAACCTCGTAGAGAATTATATTATAGAAAAATGTGCAGTGCATAAAATTTAACAAGTTCCCATACGCAGTGTAAATGCAGCAGCAGAGCGAAATTCAAGAGTTCATAATACGAGAATAGATATATTTGCAAAATTGCAACTTTCGTCATACGATATGCATGGCATGCAATTTGTAACCAAGGTTGTGTAGCGCAGTTCTGGAATCTCGCtcaaaattaatgataatCTGATCTaagtgaatataaaaaaaagaaataataattaccagAAGTTATTGGATGACCAAATGTTGCATATGACATGCAATTAGAGCAAATGGTTGTTTTGTCTAGAATAACCAAACATGTAAACGTCGTATTCAGGTGAAAAGCTGGTATAAATATTGAttggaaaaacttgaaaaacgCAGTAATTTTGAAGCAGTAAGCATAATGCATAATTTCCACACGAACGGCCTTTAATACAAGTGTACAAGGTAAATAGAGGAAATATTTGTTCGACCTTCTTGTATGTGTTTTTTAAACGTCTTAATATTGAACATTCAATAAGTATATAAAGTTTCACATTTTGTTGACACATGGCTTGAAATCTTGCGTTTTCGGGACTTCCGCCATCCATCCCGGTCTAACGAAATGATATCACATGTTTTTGTGGCAACATGTTATTAGAGGAGATATGCAATGGAGATAGGACAATCACTATCTAGCAACAAGCAAACTAAAGCTAAATCATCGTTAGACTTATATAAACTTGTTGTGCTTCACACAGTGATATAATAATGCTGTGGCATTATTAACATTCTCTTGTCTTTGTTGTAACCAACTTGACCTCTATATCGCTTGAAAAGTTCTTAAAATATAACTGGAAGTacgatgagaaatttttgttgaacATAATATTATCTGGGTCAGTCAAAAAATGCCTAATATAAACAGAGGTTTGAGCTACGGGAAATTCACCGTAGTTTATTCATGTTGGTTATCGATGCTAGTTACATAGAAATAAACGAACCCTAACTTTTCGGCTAACTAAATGATCTGGGTACCACACGACTTGATTGGTTTCACTTTAATTGCGAAAGCCATTCACTACTGAACGGAAAttatgtatacaattttttttttttgataggaTTACCCTTAACCGTTTCGAGTCCCAGGGGGTATTGAAGAAACACTGTCGAAGAATCCCAAACAGCGCAACCGCGCTTTCTGTAAATGTACGAAAAGTCCCAAGCAGCGCGATAGcgctttgtttattttatgtCGAGAAATACCAAGCGGCACGATAGcgctttgtttattttatatcgATGAATCCCAATCGGAGCAATAGCACTTCTTGTATGTGTTAGGTGATGtgattctcgttttttttcatcgctccGTCATATTCATTGCAGTTTGCAAAGTGATTGGACAAATTCGACTGCAAGCGATTCTCATTGTTAAAAAAAGCTGTGTGATGTATTTGCGGCAGTAAATCTGAGCATGTGACTTTGACAATCGGTAACGCACTGTCAGTTGTCCCCTATACTCGAAATGTGCTGGGTTTTCTGAACATAAAATCTCAACAGCGTGATCGCCTGCTTGAATCGCGCTGCTTGGGCCTCGAATGGTTGATATAGTTAATTTGTAGCTTCCCTTTTGTGttttttcagagaaaaaacgaTACCTCAAGAATGAGTTACCCGATTTCAATGGTTTTGATCTCAATCGATGCAGCTTTTCCGAagaactgattagattttaGCTTTGATCTGTTCAGTACTTTTGGCATTATTTAAAGTACAAAATTCCaaatgatttaaataaatatattatgaGAATTGATGAAtgaattcgaatgaaaattagtacCGTAAAgttt
Proteins encoded in this region:
- the LOC124306643 gene encoding equilibrative nucleoside transporter 1 isoform X1 — translated: MSGSYTRKEFGVDHEEKTLLAKDKTTICSNCMSYATFGHPITSGTVPVRLSPGWEGTGRPEDELNFKGVTMDQADLEMNPPMDKWNWVAMVFLLHGIGSLMPWNMFITAKLYFTEYKFSKEYTGYKSNYATDYDTYSPVAAQVPNLIFNWLTLFIQLGDNLTARIVWGLLIQVAMFVLTIVLAMTDSSAWPGLFFWITMISIVALNTGSGIYQNSVYGMAAKLPAKYTGMVVLGSNISGTIIAIIELLSSMMSPNKRTAAIYYFITALLVLLACFDTYFALPLNRFYRHHELINQKAANRKALNDSIRGQTSRPPYWEIFKKCWPQCFNVFFVFFVTLSIFPGVQSGIQQISHDFIIEETYYMNVMCFMTFNVTAMIGSLIASFLQWPWRKYLVIPILLRVLYIPIFLLCNYKPNSAVRTIPVLIKDDTAYWLIAMTMGLTSGYFSSAAMMHCPRTVESQHQATAGMFGAAFLITGIVAGLVFAIAMPLIVSSSIFL
- the LOC124306643 gene encoding equilibrative nucleoside transporter 1 isoform X3, whose product is MSGSYTRKEFGVDHEEKTLLAKGTVPVRLSPGWEGTGRPEDELNFKGVTMDQADLEMNPPMDKWNWVAMVFLLHGIGSLMPWNMFITAKLYFTEYKFSKEYTGYKSNYATDYDTYSPVAAQVPNLIFNWLTLFIQLGDNLTARIVWGLLIQVAMFVLTIVLAMTDSSAWPGLFFWITMISIVALNTGSGIYQNSVYGMAAKLPAKYTGMVVLGSNISGTIIAIIELLSSMMSPNKRTAAIYYFITALLVLLACFDTYFALPLNRFYRHHELINQKAANRKALNDSIRGQTSRPPYWEIFKKCWPQCFNVFFVFFVTLSIFPGVQSGIQQISHDFIIEETYYMNVMCFMTFNVTAMIGSLIASFLQWPWRKYLVIPILLRVLYIPIFLLCNYKPNSAVRTIPVLIKDDTAYWLIAMTMGLTSGYFSSAAMMHCPRTVESQHQATAGMFGAAFLITGIVAGLVFAIAMPLIVSSSIFL
- the LOC124306643 gene encoding equilibrative nucleoside transporter 1 isoform X4, translated to MSYATFGHPITSGTVPVRLSPGWEGTGRPEDELNFKGVTMDQADLEMNPPMDKWNWVAMVFLLHGIGSLMPWNMFITAKLYFTEYKFSKEYTGYKSNYATDYDTYSPVAAQVPNLIFNWLTLFIQLGDNLTARIVWGLLIQVAMFVLTIVLAMTDSSAWPGLFFWITMISIVALNTGSGIYQNSVYGMAAKLPAKYTGMVVLGSNISGTIIAIIELLSSMMSPNKRTAAIYYFITALLVLLACFDTYFALPLNRFYRHHELINQKAANRKALNDSIRGQTSRPPYWEIFKKCWPQCFNVFFVFFVTLSIFPGVQSGIQQISHDFIIEETYYMNVMCFMTFNVTAMIGSLIASFLQWPWRKYLVIPILLRVLYIPIFLLCNYKPNSAVRTIPVLIKDDTAYWLIAMTMGLTSGYFSSAAMMHCPRTVESQHQATAGMFGAAFLITGIVAGLVFAIAMPLIVSSSIFL
- the LOC124306643 gene encoding equilibrative nucleoside transporter 1 isoform X2, translated to MSGSYTRKEFGVDHEEKTLLAKDKTTICSNCMSYATFGHPITSGTVPVRLSPGWEGTGRPEDELNFKGVTMDQADLEMNPPMDKWNWVAMVFLLHGIGSLMPWNMFITAKLYFTEYKFSKEYTGYKSNYATDYDTYSPVAAQVPNLIFNWLTLFIQLGDNLTARIVWGLLIQVAMFVLTIVLAMTDSSAWPGLFFWITMISIVALNTGSGIYQNSVYGMAAKLPAKYTGMVVLGSNISGTIIAIIELLSSMMSPNKRTAAIYYFITALLVLLACFDTYFALPLNRFYRHHELINQKAANRKALNDSIRGQTSRPPYWEIFKKCWPQCFNVFFVFFVTLSIFPGVQSGIQQISHDFIIEETYYMNVMCFMTFNVTAMIGSLIASFLQWPWRKYLVIPILLRVLYIPIFLLCNYKPNSAVRTIPVLIKDDTAYWLIAMTMGLTSGYFSSAAMMHCPRTVESQHQATAGLNSNGFNFRGG
- the LOC124306643 gene encoding equilibrative nucleoside transporter 1 isoform X5 is translated as MDQADLEMNPPMDKWNWVAMVFLLHGIGSLMPWNMFITAKLYFTEYKFSKEYTGYKSNYATDYDTYSPVAAQVPNLIFNWLTLFIQLGDNLTARIVWGLLIQVAMFVLTIVLAMTDSSAWPGLFFWITMISIVALNTGSGIYQNSVYGMAAKLPAKYTGMVVLGSNISGTIIAIIELLSSMMSPNKRTAAIYYFITALLVLLACFDTYFALPLNRFYRHHELINQKAANRKALNDSIRGQTSRPPYWEIFKKCWPQCFNVFFVFFVTLSIFPGVQSGIQQISHDFIIEETYYMNVMCFMTFNVTAMIGSLIASFLQWPWRKYLVIPILLRVLYIPIFLLCNYKPNSAVRTIPVLIKDDTAYWLIAMTMGLTSGYFSSAAMMHCPRTVESQHQATAGMFGAAFLITGIVAGLVFAIAMPLIVSSSIFL